A window of the Sandaracinaceae bacterium genome harbors these coding sequences:
- a CDS encoding ATP-grasp domain-containing protein — translation MSEPSAPRPYVGIRRLFIANRGEVAARVARTCDALGITPVFGVSEADRDAPYTRGREVVVLGKGRASESYLDAPRVVQAAVQARCSALHPGWGFLSENPVFASLCAAHGVTFIGPTPSVMQLMGKKTPAKRAMGQAGLSLIPGSDGILADADDAQRVARAVGYPVLLKAESGGGGRGMRIARSDDEIRAAFEDASAEALACFADDRVYLEKLIEKGRHVEVQLMADRYGNVVHLGERDCTVQRNHQKLIEESPAPGLAPDELARTLAAAVRACQQIGYVGAGTMEFLLDEGGTLRFMEMNTRLQVEHSVSEMRSGVDLVAEQIRVASGHRLSFTQDDIALTGHAIECRINAEDPEQGFKPSPGVVSRFDLPEQVAGAVRVDTHVEAGYEVPPFYDSLLCKVITRGATRDEAADRMIAALGALTCEGVPTTTAMHRAILGSTAFRSNQYDTSGIPGWPASEAR, via the coding sequence ATGAGCGAACCGAGCGCACCCCGCCCCTACGTCGGCATCCGCCGCCTCTTCATCGCGAACCGCGGGGAGGTCGCGGCGAGGGTCGCTCGCACCTGCGACGCCCTCGGCATCACGCCCGTCTTCGGCGTGTCCGAGGCCGACCGCGACGCCCCCTACACCCGCGGCCGCGAGGTGGTCGTGCTGGGCAAGGGGCGCGCGAGCGAGAGCTACCTGGACGCCCCGCGCGTGGTCCAAGCCGCCGTCCAGGCGCGCTGCTCCGCGCTACACCCCGGCTGGGGCTTCCTGTCCGAGAACCCCGTCTTCGCCAGCCTGTGCGCCGCCCACGGCGTGACCTTCATCGGGCCCACCCCTTCGGTCATGCAGCTCATGGGCAAGAAGACGCCCGCCAAGCGCGCCATGGGGCAGGCTGGGCTCAGCCTCATCCCAGGCAGCGACGGCATCCTGGCGGACGCGGACGACGCCCAGCGCGTGGCCCGCGCCGTGGGCTACCCGGTGCTGCTCAAGGCCGAGAGCGGCGGCGGCGGGCGCGGCATGCGCATCGCGCGCTCGGACGACGAGATCCGCGCGGCGTTCGAAGACGCCTCGGCCGAGGCCCTGGCGTGCTTCGCCGACGACCGCGTGTATCTGGAGAAGCTCATCGAGAAGGGGCGCCACGTGGAGGTCCAGCTCATGGCCGACCGCTACGGCAACGTCGTGCACCTGGGTGAGCGTGACTGCACGGTGCAGCGCAACCACCAGAAGCTCATCGAGGAGTCCCCCGCGCCGGGTCTGGCGCCCGACGAGCTGGCCCGCACGCTCGCCGCCGCCGTGCGCGCCTGCCAGCAGATTGGCTACGTGGGCGCCGGCACCATGGAGTTCCTGCTCGACGAGGGCGGCACGCTGCGCTTCATGGAGATGAACACGCGCCTCCAGGTGGAGCACTCCGTGTCGGAGATGCGCTCGGGGGTCGACCTGGTCGCCGAGCAGATTCGCGTGGCCTCGGGGCACCGTCTGTCGTTCACGCAGGACGACATCGCGCTCACCGGGCACGCCATCGAGTGCCGCATCAACGCGGAGGACCCCGAGCAGGGCTTCAAGCCCTCGCCCGGTGTGGTCTCCCGCTTCGACCTGCCCGAGCAGGTGGCCGGCGCCGTGCGCGTGGATACGCACGTCGAGGCCGGCTACGAGGTCCCGCCTTTCTACGACAGCCTCCTCTGCAAGGTCATCACGCGCGGCGCGACCCGTGACGAAGCGGCTGACCGCATGATCGCCGCGCTCGGCGCGCTCACCTGCGAGGGCGTCCCCACCACCACCGCGATGCACCGCGCCATCCTCGGCTCGACGGCGTTTCGCAGCAACCAGTACGACACGTCGGGCATCCCTGGATGGCCCGCGAGCGAGGCGCGCTGA
- a CDS encoding aminotransferase class IV — protein sequence MSDMKVWMNGGLVDMADAKVSVLDHGLLYGDGVFEGIRIRHGRVFRLADHLHRFEASCAAIGLTLPGGQDRAREACLAAARALDKDEAYLRLVVTRGVGPLGIDPTTCGAPSLFCIAGQIVLFDAAKREKGLDLVTSFWRRPPSDVLDPRVKSLNYLNNVLAKREAKLRHADDALLLNAQGRVAESAGANVFIVRRGALQTPPASEGALEGVTRRSILELAREHRDTLGLRVEEVPLARADLLDADEVFLTGSGAGVARVASLDGVALRDGRDPADPAAKRPSEQLLDALVELARTAGTPFR from the coding sequence ATGAGCGACATGAAGGTGTGGATGAACGGCGGCCTCGTGGACATGGCCGACGCGAAGGTCTCGGTGCTGGACCACGGGCTGCTCTACGGCGACGGCGTATTCGAGGGCATCCGCATTCGCCACGGCCGCGTGTTCCGGCTGGCCGACCACCTGCACCGCTTCGAGGCCAGCTGCGCCGCCATCGGCCTGACGCTCCCAGGCGGGCAGGACCGCGCGCGGGAGGCGTGCCTGGCCGCGGCGCGCGCGCTGGACAAGGACGAGGCCTACCTGCGGCTGGTGGTGACCCGCGGTGTCGGGCCCCTCGGCATCGACCCGACCACCTGCGGCGCGCCCTCGCTCTTCTGCATCGCGGGGCAGATCGTGCTGTTCGACGCGGCCAAGCGCGAGAAGGGGCTGGACCTGGTCACCTCGTTCTGGCGCCGGCCGCCCTCGGACGTGCTGGACCCGCGCGTGAAGTCGCTCAACTACCTGAACAACGTGCTGGCCAAGCGCGAGGCCAAGCTGCGCCACGCGGACGACGCGCTGCTGCTCAACGCACAAGGGCGCGTGGCCGAGAGCGCCGGCGCCAACGTGTTCATCGTGCGCCGCGGCGCGCTGCAGACGCCCCCGGCGAGCGAAGGCGCGCTCGAAGGCGTGACCCGCCGCAGCATCCTCGAGCTGGCGCGCGAGCACCGGGACACGCTCGGCCTGCGCGTGGAGGAGGTCCCGCTTGCGCGCGCGGACCTGCTGGACGCCGACGAGGTGTTCCTCACGGGCTCGGGCGCCGGCGTGGCGCGCGTGGCGTCGCTCGACGGCGTGGCCCTGCGCGACGGACGGGACCCGGCGGACCCCGCGGCCAAGCGCCCCAGCGAGCAGCTGCTGGACGCGCTGGTGGAGCTGGCGCGCACGGCGGGCACGCCGTTCCGTTAG
- a CDS encoding IclR family transcriptional regulator translates to MPTATSIEKALDLLITLGDLGGRAGLLTLAERAGVPKSSAHRLLQSLVSRGLVTRSADGDYQLGSALVVLGDLARRGDALLTASEPALRDAARRTGQSCFLVVPREQRLEVALVAEGSGFLRAMPTVGAQVPVHASASGRLFLAFDPQQVGLADDARWERFTDATPSSLRALRKRVSRAAERGYDTNVAEWMPDVAVVAAPVRLGERLVGTVALAATPGHFQREGEASLATAVQQAAQDIAARLGPAPHTDKNGRTT, encoded by the coding sequence ATGCCCACCGCGACCTCCATCGAGAAGGCCCTCGACCTGCTGATCACCCTCGGTGACCTGGGCGGGCGCGCGGGCCTGCTCACGCTCGCCGAACGCGCGGGCGTGCCGAAGTCGTCGGCCCACCGCCTGCTGCAGAGCCTCGTGTCCCGCGGGTTGGTGACGCGCAGCGCGGACGGCGACTACCAGCTCGGCTCGGCCCTGGTGGTGCTGGGCGACCTGGCCAGGCGGGGGGACGCGCTCCTGACCGCGAGTGAACCCGCGCTGCGTGACGCAGCGCGACGCACGGGCCAGAGCTGCTTTCTGGTGGTCCCGCGCGAGCAGCGGCTGGAGGTGGCGCTGGTGGCCGAGGGCTCGGGCTTCTTGCGCGCCATGCCCACCGTGGGCGCCCAGGTGCCCGTGCACGCCAGCGCGTCGGGGCGCCTGTTCCTGGCGTTCGACCCGCAGCAGGTGGGGCTCGCCGACGACGCACGCTGGGAGCGCTTCACGGACGCCACTCCGTCTTCGCTGCGCGCGCTGCGCAAGCGCGTGTCCCGGGCGGCCGAGCGCGGCTACGACACCAACGTGGCCGAGTGGATGCCCGACGTGGCGGTCGTCGCGGCCCCCGTGCGCCTCGGCGAGCGGCTGGTAGGCACGGTCGCGCTGGCGGCCACGCCCGGGCACTTCCAGCGCGAGGGCGAGGCCTCGCTCGCGACGGCCGTACAGCAGGCGGCCCAAGACATCGCAGCGCGGCTCGGGCCCGCGCCGCACACGGACAAGAACGGAAGAACGACATGA
- a CDS encoding propionyl-CoA carboxylase, with protein sequence MAFVKLTPVGHARESVVDDLTFQELRAGYAELEAKLEARRARVRDGWGEKYAARVHEKQKLTTRERLLQLCDEGSALYEVGTFVNFGEQFGKLESPAAGVITVFGRVHGRLCMIIANDNTVASGAWWPRTPEKIQRAQGIALQLRLPTLYLVDCSGLYLPEQRRSFSGQRGAGHIFKMNSQLSDAGVPQVAGVFGDCIAGGGYMPLISDRVYMTEQAYMVIAGAALIKGAKSTKITSLDIGGPEVHVHQSGCADVRVPDDETLLACMRRDVARLPSSAADFYRGDARPVEPLYSPRELTGIVPADHRQAYDAYEVVARLTDQSLFWEVLPDVGTEMICGVGRVGGLYAGFILNRQGLVDDPDHPGEVRAGGALYRDGIAKISAFSRACDSDGLPILWLQDISGFDIGAEAERHGLLGYGSNLIYTNSTNTTPMFTVLLRKASGAGYYAMAGLPYDPVLQLSTPASRLSVMDGRTLAIATYNTKLDDDFEIMTKDPVERAQIEQGMRETQARIEADMDPYVAAAQMDTDEIIPLGELRAWLEVLVEASYQGYGYRRVKNPRIWSLHDLDALSRAVARGAAR encoded by the coding sequence ATGGCGTTCGTGAAGCTGACCCCCGTAGGACACGCGCGCGAGAGCGTGGTGGACGACCTGACCTTCCAAGAGCTGCGCGCGGGCTACGCCGAGCTCGAGGCCAAGCTCGAGGCGCGTCGAGCCAGAGTGCGCGACGGCTGGGGCGAGAAGTACGCCGCGCGCGTGCACGAGAAGCAGAAGCTCACCACGCGCGAGCGCTTGCTGCAGCTGTGCGACGAAGGCAGCGCGCTCTACGAGGTGGGCACGTTCGTCAACTTCGGCGAGCAGTTCGGCAAGCTCGAGAGCCCCGCCGCGGGCGTCATCACCGTGTTCGGGCGTGTGCACGGGCGGCTGTGCATGATCATCGCCAACGACAACACGGTGGCGTCGGGCGCGTGGTGGCCGCGCACGCCGGAGAAGATCCAGCGCGCACAAGGCATCGCGCTCCAGCTGCGGCTCCCCACGCTCTACCTGGTGGACTGCAGCGGCCTCTACCTGCCCGAGCAGCGGCGCAGCTTCTCGGGGCAGCGCGGCGCAGGCCACATCTTCAAGATGAACAGCCAGCTGAGTGACGCCGGTGTGCCCCAGGTGGCTGGCGTGTTCGGCGACTGCATCGCGGGCGGCGGCTACATGCCGCTCATCAGCGACCGCGTCTACATGACCGAGCAGGCCTACATGGTCATCGCCGGCGCGGCCCTCATCAAGGGCGCGAAGAGCACCAAGATCACGTCGCTCGACATCGGCGGCCCCGAGGTGCACGTGCACCAGTCGGGCTGCGCCGACGTGCGCGTGCCCGACGACGAGACGCTGCTGGCCTGCATGCGGCGCGACGTCGCGCGCCTGCCCAGCTCGGCGGCCGACTTCTACCGCGGCGACGCGCGCCCGGTGGAGCCGCTCTACAGCCCGCGCGAGCTGACGGGCATCGTGCCCGCCGACCACCGCCAGGCCTACGACGCGTACGAGGTGGTGGCGCGCCTGACGGACCAGAGCCTGTTCTGGGAGGTGCTGCCCGACGTGGGCACCGAGATGATCTGCGGGGTGGGGCGCGTGGGCGGCCTCTACGCGGGCTTCATCCTCAACCGGCAGGGGCTGGTGGACGACCCCGACCACCCCGGCGAGGTGCGCGCCGGCGGGGCGCTCTACCGCGACGGCATCGCCAAGATCAGTGCGTTCTCGCGCGCCTGCGACAGCGACGGCCTGCCCATCCTGTGGCTGCAGGACATCAGCGGCTTCGACATCGGCGCCGAGGCCGAGCGGCACGGGCTGCTGGGGTACGGCAGCAACCTCATCTACACCAACAGCACGAATACCACGCCCATGTTCACGGTGCTGCTGCGCAAGGCCTCGGGCGCGGGCTACTACGCCATGGCGGGCCTGCCGTACGACCCCGTGCTGCAGCTCTCGACGCCCGCGTCGCGCCTGAGCGTGATGGACGGCCGCACGCTGGCCATCGCCACGTACAACACCAAGCTCGACGACGACTTCGAGATCATGACCAAGGACCCGGTGGAGCGCGCGCAGATCGAGCAGGGCATGCGCGAGACGCAGGCGCGCATCGAGGCCGACATGGACCCCTACGTCGCAGCGGCGCAGATGGACACCGACGAGATCATCCCCCTCGGTGAGCTGCGCGCGTGGCTCGAGGTGCTGGTGGAGGCCAGCTATCAGGGCTACGGCTACAGGCGCGTGAAGAACCCGCGCATCTGGAGCCTGCACGACCTGGACGCGCTCTCGCGCGCCGTCGCCCGAGGAGCAGCACGATGA